Part of the Thauera sedimentorum genome, GCCCTGGCGCCCTGCCTCGTACTGGTTGATGTCGTACTGGATGTTGGGCAGCACGCGCAGTGCGCTGGTGATGTCGCCGTTGCCGGTGGTCAGCGCGTCGAGCCGGCGGCGGTCGATGACGCTGGTGCCGAGCGAGTCGGGGCGGTCGAGCACCTGCACCTCGGGCAGCAGTGCGGCCGGCCGGCCCTGGCGGGCGGCCTCATCCGCATGCACGATCAGCACCAGGCCGTCCTGGATGCGGAAACCCAGGCCGCTGCCGTGGAGCAGGCGTGCAAAACCGTCCGCGAGGCCGTAGCGCCCCTGCAGCCCGGCGCTCTGCCGGCCTTCGAGCAGGGCCGCATCCACCGACAGGGCAACGCCCGCCTCGGCGGCGAAGCGGGTGAGCGTGGAGGACAGTGTGCCGGCGGGGATCGCATAGTCGCGCACCGCAGCCGCCTGGGCGAGGCTTGCCGGGGCATGGATGGTGGCGATGGCGGGGGTGATTGCGGCCAGCGCGCGCGCGAGCCTGCGCACGGCGACGGTCGGTCGGGTAGGGCGGGTCGGTCGGGTCATGGTGGTGAACGTCTTGTTATGGGTGTGAGCGGGTGTTCACCTCCCTTGCCGGGCGAGCCGCGAAAAAGGGAACCGCCCCGGGCGAAAATCGCCGGGCGGAGGGCTCAGCGCGCCTCGATGCGCCAGTGGTGCGCGTCCATCCGGCGGGCACGCACCGGCAGGGCCTGCTGGATGGCCATCATCGTGCGGCCGAAGTCGCTCACCGGCTCGCGCATCGGATACACCCCGACCAGGCGCAGCGTGGCCACCTCGGGAGCAACCTCCAGATGCACCGGCAGGTAGCGCGCGAGCTCGGCGATGAAGTCGTCCAGCCGCCGGTTGTCGGCTACCAGCATTCCGCGGACCCAGCTCTCGCGCGCGGTTTCCGCCGGATCGAAGGGGCCCAGCGCGTGACGAGAGAAGCGCGCCTGCCTGCCGGCGGGAAGCACGCCGACCAGCTTGCCGTCGGTGGCGATCTCTACCGCGCCCTCGAACACGCTGACCTGGGTGGCCTCGGGACTCAGGCGCACCGAGAAGCGCGTGCCGAGCGCGGTAAGGCGGCCGTGCGGGGTGTCGACGACCAGCGGGCGCGGAGGCTGATGGCGGTCCGCTGCGGTGCTGATCAGCAGTTCGCCGGCGCGCAGCGCGATGCGGCGCCACTGCGGGCCGTAGTCGATGTCGGCTGCGCTGGCGGTGTTCAGCCACAGGCGGCCGCCGTCGTCGAGAGCGAGTTCGCGAACCTCGCCGACTGCCGTGCGTTCGCCGGCGGTCCAGGCGGCGACCAGGTCGATCAACCCGCCGGAGGCGAGCAGGGTGTGGCCCAGCCAGCCGCCGAGCAGGGTCACGCCGCAGCCGGCAAGCAGCTTGAGGGCCTGGCGTCGGCCGGACGAGGGGTGCATGGACAGCGCGTGGCGGGCGGCTTCCGGCGAGGACTGCTGGCCGATGCGGGCGAAACGCTCGCTGACCGCTTCGACCCGCGCCCAGGCATGTCGATGTTCGGCGCTGGCCGCCAGCCAGGCCTGCCAGCGCCGGCGTTGAGCTTCGTCGGCACCGTCCTCGCCCAGGGTGGCGAACCACTCGGCTGCCTGCTGCAGCGCGGCCATGCCGGGCTGGTGCTCAGGCGGCATCGGCGGGGCACTCGTCCAGGGCCAGCACGCAGGCGAGCATGGCCTGCGCCATGTACTTCTTCACCATGCGCTCGGACACGCCCAGCCGGGCGCCGATCTCGCGGTAGCCGAGGCCGTCGAGCTGCGCCAGCAGGAAGGCTTCGCGCACCTTGTCGCGCAGCCCGTCGAGCATGGCGTCGATGCGCAGCAGGGCCTCGACCACCAGCGCGCGGGTCTCCGGGGAGGGGGCCTGGGCTTCGGGCAGGTGGGCGACCGCCTCCTGCCAGGCCTGCTCGATGTCGCGCCGCCGCCAGTGATCGATGACCAGGCCGCGGGCGATGGTGGTGAGGTAGGCGCGCGGTTCGTTCAGTCGGCCGAGCGGGCGCCGGCTGCCGAGCAGGCGCAGGAAGGTGTCGTGCGCCAGGTCGGCAGCGTTGTGCGGGCAACCCAGGCGCGTGCGCAGCCAGCCGAGCAGCCAGGGGTGGTGCTGGCGGTAGAGCTCGTCCACCGTGCCGGCCTGCGCGCTCATCCCGGCCCTCTCAGTTGGCGAGGCCGCCTTGCGGCAGCAGCTCCTCGTCGCACAGGGCGCCGAAGGTGTGCCAGTCGCCGATCAGCTTGTCGGCAGTCTCGCGGACGCAGGCGGGCTGGCGCGGATCGTTGCAGAGGATCTGCAGATGGTCGGCGATGGCGTCGGCCACCGCGCTGCTGCGGGTGGCCGGG contains:
- a CDS encoding sigma-70 family RNA polymerase sigma factor, with protein sequence MSAQAGTVDELYRQHHPWLLGWLRTRLGCPHNAADLAHDTFLRLLGSRRPLGRLNEPRAYLTTIARGLVIDHWRRRDIEQAWQEAVAHLPEAQAPSPETRALVVEALLRIDAMLDGLRDKVREAFLLAQLDGLGYREIGARLGVSERMVKKYMAQAMLACVLALDECPADAA
- a CDS encoding FecR domain-containing protein, with protein sequence MPPEHQPGMAALQQAAEWFATLGEDGADEAQRRRWQAWLAASAEHRHAWARVEAVSERFARIGQQSSPEAARHALSMHPSSGRRQALKLLAGCGVTLLGGWLGHTLLASGGLIDLVAAWTAGERTAVGEVRELALDDGGRLWLNTASAADIDYGPQWRRIALRAGELLISTAADRHQPPRPLVVDTPHGRLTALGTRFSVRLSPEATQVSVFEGAVEIATDGKLVGVLPAGRQARFSRHALGPFDPAETARESWVRGMLVADNRRLDDFIAELARYLPVHLEVAPEVATLRLVGVYPMREPVSDFGRTMMAIQQALPVRARRMDAHHWRIEAR